The Arachis hypogaea cultivar Tifrunner chromosome 14, arahy.Tifrunner.gnm2.J5K5, whole genome shotgun sequence genome has a segment encoding these proteins:
- the LOC112742947 gene encoding uncharacterized protein, which translates to MSRILNNNKKTETIPRILVFAVEIGDRVGDALEVESILEKWKEYNKQQQQLISEGDEVEVIHKVPAKGSRKGCMRGKGGPQNYDYKFRGVRQRIWGKWVAEIRKPINSKHVGEKANRLWLGTFSTALEAAFAYDEAARTMYGPGARLNFPHHYGIKSIGSNGSSISTGFDQKSPSGTYVDILNSDNVAKVDWLEGNLGMGLEEQLKFSQANELLEMECEGGILQEPFKYGMTEKSEVENYKSSNELNCTNHCFGYLHNMIPNSNPKYEQFNNLKSEATIPTKDMEGVLAEILQFYRTCSEMNNRSNYLVTSGTFGSIANVSENEDLNINNTNKDSTLQEKRNHENSECGCSSGQSRKCSDTRCSDTSQQLQNLGGYLPEHLNNIQFADMEVGHDYSFLSPDYDFGLLEEKKLLDVCFSRRRSRS; encoded by the exons ATGTCACGCAtcctcaacaacaacaaaaagactGAAACTATTCCTAG AATTTTGGTGTTTGCTGTAGAAATAGGAGATCGCGTAGGAGACGCACTGGAAGTAGAGAGTATTCTTGAGAAATGGAAGGAGTACAATAAGCAGCAACAACAACTCATAAGTGAAGGAGATGAGGTTGAAGTGATTCACAAAGTTCCTGCAAAGGGATCCAGAAAAGGGTGTATGAGAGGTAAAGGTGGACCACAGAATTATGATTATAAATTCAGGGGTGTGAGGCAGAGGATTTGGGGCAAATGGGTTGCAGAAATCCGCAAACCTATCAACAGCAAGCATGTTGGTGAAAAAGCAAACAGGCTTTGGCTTGGAACTTTTTCTACTGCACTTGAAGCTGCTTTTGCTTATGATGAAGCAGCAAGGACCATGTATGGCCCTGGCGCTCGTTTGAACTTTCCTCACCATTATGGCATAAAATCAATAGGTTCTAATGGATCATCTATTAGTACAGGATTTGATCAAAAATCACCAAGTGGAACCTATGTAGATATTTTGAACAGTGATAATGTTGCAAAAGTTGATTGGTTGGAGGGGAATCTCGGTATGGGTCTGGAAGAACAACTTAAGTTTTCTCAGGCAAACGAATTATTGGAGATGGAATGTGAGGGAGGAATTCTTCAAGAGCCTTTTAAGTAT GGGATGACGGAGAAGAGTGAAGTGGAAAATTACAAATCTAGTAATGAGTTGAACTGCACAAACCATTGCTTTGGATATTTGCATAATATGATTCCAAACAGTAATCCAAAGTATGAGCAGTTCAATAATCTCAAATCTGAGGCAACTATTCCAACCAAAGATATGGAGGGAGTACTTGCAGAAATTCTGCAGTTTTACAGAACATGTTCCGAGATGAATAAT AGAAGTAATTATCTAGTTACGAGTGGTACTTTTGGATCAATTGCAAATGTGTCAGAAAATGAGGATTTGAATATCAATAATACTAATAAGGACTCTACATTACAAGAGaaaagaaatcatgaaaattCAGAGTGCGGATGTAGCTCTGGGCAGAGTAGGAAGTGTTCTGATACTAGGTGTTCTGATACTTCGCAACAGTTGCAAAATTTGGGTGGTTACTTACCTGAACACTTGAATAATATACAGTTTGCAGACATGGAAGTAGGTCATGATTATAGTTTCTTGAGTCCAGACTATGACTTTGGTTTATTGGAAGAGAAGAAATTACTTGATGTGTGCTTTTCACGTAGAAGATCTAGATCGTGA